One genomic region from Aneurinibacillus sp. REN35 encodes:
- a CDS encoding amidohydrolase codes for MYADVALLNGKVISMDSQNRQYEAIAIKNARIIHLGTSEEIQEVIGRDTQVVDLNKKTVLPGFIDAHQHMLYFGFYLSHVDCDKTSIADMIEAIKERAAELAPTDWIIGIGFNEVKFAEKRWPVTEDFTGIQNPVFITRYCGHAAVVNDAALALAGIDRNTIAPFGGEIMKDGNGNVTGVLREKAVDLVKRVMPPYSIEAMRKAITLADRQYVSEGITAVHEAGMGFFTDSLAEFRVLQEMALDGSLRVRVYGMILDPFFPLFKEVGLRMGFGHSRLKLGPVKLFADGTLNGRTAAVSEEYLDPAGTYGMMVLTTEELEEKVVRAHEEGYQVSIHAIGDAAIDKVLTAYEKALAKHPRSDHRHRIEHCSISTPSIIQRIKELGVIPVPQPGILHIAGDVYRNVLKPHVFQAVYPLKTFIEEGISVAGSSDCPIVPSSPMFGMYTAMTRQTSEGVSITPEQQISLYEAIKMYTVNAAYASFSEGEQGTLELGKLGDIVVLPPEFMSFSAEEVRDTNVEMTIIDGEVVYDKSRVQSYASALRQ; via the coding sequence ATGTACGCTGATGTAGCCTTATTAAATGGGAAAGTCATCTCTATGGATTCGCAAAACAGACAATATGAAGCAATCGCTATAAAAAACGCGCGAATTATTCATCTTGGAACGAGCGAAGAAATACAAGAAGTAATCGGCAGGGATACGCAGGTCGTTGATTTAAATAAAAAAACGGTGCTGCCCGGTTTTATTGACGCGCATCAGCACATGCTTTATTTTGGCTTCTATTTATCACATGTTGACTGTGATAAGACATCGATTGCAGATATGATAGAGGCCATCAAAGAGCGAGCAGCCGAGCTTGCGCCGACTGATTGGATTATCGGTATCGGTTTCAATGAAGTAAAATTCGCGGAAAAAAGATGGCCTGTAACAGAAGATTTCACAGGGATTCAAAATCCTGTGTTTATTACCAGGTATTGTGGTCATGCGGCTGTAGTAAATGATGCCGCGCTTGCTTTAGCGGGCATTGACCGCAATACGATCGCTCCGTTCGGCGGGGAAATTATGAAGGATGGGAATGGAAATGTAACGGGCGTGCTGCGGGAAAAGGCGGTTGACCTTGTTAAGAGAGTAATGCCGCCTTATTCCATAGAAGCGATGAGGAAGGCCATTACGTTAGCGGATCGTCAGTATGTAAGTGAAGGCATTACAGCCGTGCATGAAGCCGGTATGGGTTTTTTTACCGACTCGCTTGCCGAGTTTCGCGTCTTGCAGGAGATGGCATTGGATGGGTCGCTTCGTGTGCGGGTATATGGCATGATTCTTGATCCGTTTTTTCCGCTGTTTAAAGAGGTTGGACTTAGAATGGGATTTGGTCATTCACGATTGAAGCTTGGCCCGGTTAAATTATTTGCGGATGGCACGCTAAACGGCAGAACGGCAGCGGTATCAGAAGAATATCTAGACCCGGCCGGCACATACGGCATGATGGTCCTTACGACAGAAGAGCTTGAAGAGAAGGTGGTGCGTGCGCATGAGGAAGGGTATCAAGTCTCCATCCATGCGATCGGTGATGCGGCTATTGATAAGGTGCTTACCGCATATGAAAAGGCGCTTGCAAAGCATCCCCGTTCCGATCATCGACATCGGATTGAGCACTGCTCTATATCCACGCCTTCGATCATTCAAAGAATAAAAGAACTTGGCGTTATTCCTGTACCGCAGCCAGGTATTCTCCATATTGCGGGGGATGTATATCGAAACGTTCTCAAGCCTCATGTATTTCAAGCTGTCTATCCATTGAAGACATTTATCGAAGAGGGAATTAGCGTCGCAGGGAGTTCAGATTGTCCGATCGTGCCAAGCTCACCGATGTTTGGCATGTATACAGCGATGACGCGCCAGACATCCGAAGGGGTAAGCATCACGCCGGAGCAGCAGATTTCACTGTATGAAGCGATAAAGATGTATACAGTCAATGCTGCTTACGCTTCGTTTAGTGAAGGGGAACAAGGAACATTAGAGCTTGGCAAGCTTGGCGACATAGTGGTGCTGCCGCCTGAATTTATGTCATTTTCAGCAGAAGAGGTTAGAGATACGAATGTGGAGATGACCATTATCGATGGAGAGGTTGTATACGATAAGAGCCGTGTACAGTCATACGCTTCTGCCCTAAGGCAGTAA
- a CDS encoding MFS transporter: MNTTDSTDAVRKQQVRKAAIASIVGTSIEWYDFFLYGTMAALVFPKLFFPQSDPYIAILQSFTVFFIGFLARPIGAMIFGHFGDRIGRKTTLVTTLLLMGISSTLIGLLPTYQNMGIAAPILLVLLRFCQGIGVGGEWGGSVVLSTEWSSKKRRGLMGSMTQLGVPIGLLSSTLVVSLCIYLFGDHFFSWGWRVPFLISILLVGVGLYIRLGIMDSPQFSKMKQEQRTAKKPVLEVIKKHPKEIALSACARLVEQVPFYIFTTFVISYGTEQLKLDKQFLTNALLVAPFVELFTIPFFAHLSDKINRKKIYVAGCIVTMLCAFPFFALINTTIPVWVVLAIGFSIVGPTMAYGPQAALIAENFPVHLRYSGASLGYQLASIIGGGLAPLISVYLLHKYNSTVPISIYIIIACLISLVAVTMLKDRSNQELEEDADDSQTSKMELSLNNRQKSV, translated from the coding sequence ATGAATACGACCGATTCCACTGACGCCGTTCGCAAACAGCAGGTTCGAAAAGCAGCCATTGCCAGCATTGTTGGGACGTCGATTGAATGGTATGACTTCTTTCTTTATGGAACGATGGCCGCCCTGGTATTTCCAAAGTTATTTTTCCCTCAGTCTGATCCGTATATCGCTATTTTGCAATCGTTTACCGTGTTTTTTATTGGTTTTCTGGCCCGTCCGATCGGCGCGATGATTTTTGGACATTTTGGTGATCGGATTGGCCGAAAGACAACATTAGTAACGACCCTTCTGCTCATGGGAATCAGCAGTACCCTGATAGGTTTGCTGCCCACGTATCAAAATATGGGGATTGCAGCTCCTATTCTTTTGGTGCTGCTGCGGTTTTGTCAGGGAATTGGCGTCGGCGGCGAGTGGGGCGGCTCGGTTGTCCTATCAACGGAATGGAGCTCTAAGAAAAGACGCGGTCTTATGGGGAGTATGACACAATTGGGAGTTCCGATTGGTCTTTTATCGTCGACGCTTGTCGTATCGTTATGCATCTACCTATTTGGCGATCACTTCTTTTCATGGGGCTGGCGAGTGCCTTTCCTAATTAGTATTCTATTAGTAGGTGTTGGACTGTATATTCGGCTTGGTATTATGGATTCGCCGCAATTCTCAAAAATGAAACAGGAGCAGCGTACAGCAAAGAAGCCCGTGCTGGAAGTGATAAAAAAGCATCCTAAAGAAATTGCCTTATCAGCCTGTGCGCGTCTCGTAGAGCAGGTTCCGTTTTATATTTTTACAACCTTCGTAATTTCCTATGGTACAGAGCAGTTGAAATTAGATAAGCAATTTCTTACCAACGCTCTATTAGTGGCTCCGTTCGTTGAATTGTTTACGATTCCGTTTTTCGCTCACTTATCAGATAAAATAAACCGCAAAAAGATATACGTTGCAGGCTGTATCGTAACGATGTTATGTGCCTTTCCGTTTTTTGCTCTGATTAATACAACCATCCCCGTGTGGGTGGTGCTTGCCATCGGCTTCTCCATTGTGGGACCCACGATGGCGTACGGCCCTCAAGCGGCTTTAATTGCGGAGAACTTCCCCGTCCATCTCAGATACAGTGGAGCCTCGCTGGGCTATCAATTAGCTTCGATTATTGGTGGGGGGCTCGCCCCGTTAATCTCGGTCTACCTATTGCATAAATACAACAGCACCGTCCCGATCAGCATCTACATCATCATTGCGTGCCTTATCTCTTTAGTGGCTGTCACGATGCTAAAAGATCGTTCCAATCAGGAACTTGAGGAAGATGCAGACGACAGTCAGACAAGCAAGATGGAGTTGTCTCTAAATAATAGACAGAAAAGTGTGTGA
- a CDS encoding LysR family transcriptional regulator, translating to MKTLDKLETFIVLANCRSFTEAAKHLYCSQPTISNHIQQLEEMLTATLFYRSGKTVELTKQGEILLTYAKQITHLFAEASDKIKHAARQEHHILSVYVSNYIASYYFSDIFTQFHHLFPEQFLEMNTYCYDELKRCLLEEKTDFALMLLYPEDSYIKPHFDTSVLFEDEFPLVLPADHPWTKRKLLYCRDLQHETILLPQSLYLQQYIITQLQQRQINVRFLQMSNFEMIKKAVASYHGIAFLPYGSVADEIKAGKLAIQAVSSLQMTRKNGFAVRKNAQLTEAEAAFCTNAAHYLRSV from the coding sequence TTGAAAACACTAGACAAATTAGAAACATTTATCGTATTGGCGAATTGCCGTTCCTTTACGGAAGCTGCCAAGCATCTATACTGTTCGCAGCCAACTATCAGCAATCACATCCAGCAGCTTGAGGAGATGCTTACAGCCACGCTTTTTTACCGTTCGGGGAAAACGGTTGAATTAACGAAGCAGGGTGAGATTTTGCTTACATACGCTAAACAGATTACCCATCTTTTCGCGGAAGCATCGGATAAAATAAAACACGCAGCCCGTCAAGAGCATCACATATTGTCTGTCTATGTTAGCAACTACATTGCAAGCTATTACTTCTCGGATATTTTTACGCAATTTCATCATCTTTTTCCGGAGCAATTTTTGGAGATGAATACGTATTGCTATGATGAGTTAAAACGCTGTCTGCTTGAAGAAAAGACTGATTTTGCACTCATGCTCCTTTATCCTGAGGATAGCTATATTAAGCCTCATTTCGACACGTCTGTTCTATTTGAGGATGAATTTCCGCTTGTGCTTCCCGCTGATCATCCATGGACAAAAAGAAAGCTTCTGTATTGCCGCGATTTACAGCATGAGACCATTCTTCTGCCGCAAAGCCTGTATTTGCAGCAATATATTATCACCCAATTGCAGCAGCGCCAAATCAATGTTCGTTTTTTGCAAATGAGTAATTTTGAAATGATTAAAAAAGCGGTGGCATCCTATCATGGTATCGCATTTCTTCCATATGGATCGGTAGCCGATGAAATCAAAGCGGGGAAGCTGGCTATACAGGCCGTTTCATCGCTGCAGATGACGCGAAAAAATGGCTTTGCGGTACGTAAAAATGCACAACTTACCGAGGCGGAAGCCGCGTTTTGCACAAATGCGGCACACTATCTTCGCTCTGTATGA
- a CDS encoding ATP-binding cassette domain-containing protein, whose amino-acid sequence MIRIYGLHKQYGEHTVLSDVNLHLKAGEFAFLKGCSGSGKSTLLKLLYQDIEEYTGRIEVEGEVLGKGQQEITARGDCPSAA is encoded by the coding sequence GTGATTCGCATTTACGGTCTGCATAAGCAATACGGGGAGCATACCGTTCTCTCGGATGTAAACCTGCATCTCAAGGCGGGAGAATTCGCTTTTCTGAAAGGATGTTCGGGTTCAGGGAAAAGCACACTGCTGAAGCTTTTGTATCAGGATATAGAAGAGTATACGGGACGCATCGAAGTGGAGGGCGAGGTGCTTGGAAAAGGCCAGCAAGAGATTACAGCGCGTGGCGATTGTCCGAGCGCTGCTTAA
- a CDS encoding FtsE family protein, whose protein sequence is MEKASKRLQRVAIVRALLNRPGILLADEPTGNLDTETSMRILQLLRELQQEEKMSMLIVTHSKALIQAFPAIIWRMENGQVQRHAYS, encoded by the coding sequence TTGGAAAAGGCCAGCAAGAGATTACAGCGCGTGGCGATTGTCCGAGCGCTGCTTAACCGTCCGGGCATTCTTCTGGCAGATGAGCCTACGGGAAATCTAGACACAGAAACTTCGATGAGGATTTTACAATTGCTTCGGGAGCTTCAGCAAGAGGAGAAGATGTCGATGTTGATCGTGACTCATTCAAAGGCTTTGATTCAAGCATTTCCAGCTATAATATGGCGCATGGAGAATGGACAGGTACAAAGACATGCATATAGTTAA
- a CDS encoding S-layer homology domain-containing protein has translation MAHIVNDQNLYKDIQLSAAKDEIVYLHGLGVIAADHGTPLFKPQEKLTRADLAYWIGSFLHLMGDDRHVKPEDLAKEAVKQGYVSSLQGNATYKDVNHAYFEGQLKVEQPDGELTREEFALFVAKNRTQNVNGKTLYDIAEYEPGPAGIVEAVSVQEAKGAEGSTGKIYSLKVNGNRFVLSAHPNVLHGAVDPFTWEGKRITESWLMKVDKGEQHIQLLTFAQNSTVSHSVKEQGTAGIQENHAVGVQADSKTASPLILAVVGIFFVCLVFLLFVKKKRRNE, from the coding sequence GTGGCACATATTGTCAATGATCAGAATCTGTATAAGGATATACAGCTTTCTGCAGCAAAGGATGAAATTGTGTACTTACACGGGCTTGGTGTTATTGCCGCTGATCATGGCACCCCCTTATTCAAACCACAGGAAAAATTGACACGTGCTGACCTGGCGTATTGGATTGGATCGTTCCTGCATCTAATGGGCGATGACCGTCATGTGAAGCCAGAGGATCTTGCAAAAGAGGCAGTAAAACAGGGATATGTATCTTCACTGCAGGGAAATGCAACGTATAAAGATGTGAATCATGCGTATTTTGAAGGGCAATTAAAAGTTGAACAGCCTGACGGCGAATTGACACGAGAGGAATTTGCCTTGTTCGTAGCCAAGAATCGTACGCAGAACGTTAATGGCAAAACATTATACGATATAGCTGAATATGAGCCGGGCCCAGCCGGTATCGTAGAGGCGGTTAGCGTTCAAGAAGCGAAGGGGGCTGAGGGAAGCACAGGGAAAATCTATTCCTTAAAGGTAAATGGAAATAGGTTCGTACTAAGTGCTCATCCAAATGTTTTGCACGGAGCCGTTGATCCGTTTACTTGGGAGGGAAAAAGAATTACAGAATCCTGGCTGATGAAGGTGGACAAAGGGGAGCAGCATATTCAACTGCTTACTTTTGCACAGAATTCTACGGTGTCGCATTCAGTAAAGGAACAAGGGACAGCTGGTATTCAGGAGAATCATGCTGTAGGCGTGCAAGCCGATTCCAAAACAGCATCTCCACTTATACTGGCAGTGGTGGGCATATTTTTTGTTTGCCTCGTATTCTTATTATTTGTAAAGAAAAAGAGAAGAAATGAATGA
- a CDS encoding PucR family transcriptional regulator, translated as MTITVRELVNDPHLYTEVIAGTTGLEREITWAHVCELHDPTPWLTGGELIMTTGLAIPRIAQEQETYLQRLAHAGASGIAIAEGLYAPELTNSLLAEADRNAFPVLLTAYEVPWIALSRAVANANTHKEHARVVQTLRIYEMARQSIHNTSPITILKMLGEMINCTLYVLDPTNGQSLFRDIKLPNTMAELLEHIHINAISHSFPQRIEWGETTVMQLSVPASRPALLHAVIRSTDIPDNLVLRHIATIVGLVVEKDTALHERQRRLGSEIMTGLIDGRLSADAAHLLLAEYELGEEPQCIVACSAGAEPFEHTWLHLQLHARSIPHLLTRRGSILLFLLPAATDTISGLQAELPTHVRIGVSNVLGRPSRISEAYQEALWALRAAETHEKSLVYYNEESPVSPFLPRSRNECRELVEQVIGDLLAYDARNNSQLAMTLYIYLHENRSWQSASKKLHIHKQTLVYRINRIEQITGRRLDDTGNVAELWLALQAAMMLNLLPSLP; from the coding sequence ATGACAATCACTGTACGTGAATTAGTTAATGATCCACATTTGTATACGGAAGTTATCGCAGGCACTACCGGCTTAGAACGCGAGATTACATGGGCACACGTATGTGAACTGCATGATCCTACCCCATGGCTAACCGGCGGCGAGTTAATTATGACTACTGGTCTCGCTATTCCCCGAATTGCACAGGAGCAAGAGACATATTTACAGCGCTTGGCACATGCAGGTGCAAGCGGTATTGCTATCGCAGAAGGCTTGTATGCCCCTGAGCTAACTAATTCTTTGTTAGCTGAAGCCGATCGCAACGCCTTTCCTGTTTTGTTGACAGCATATGAGGTTCCATGGATTGCCCTTTCACGAGCTGTAGCAAATGCAAATACGCATAAAGAGCATGCACGAGTGGTTCAAACATTGCGCATATACGAGATGGCTCGTCAGTCTATTCACAACACTTCTCCTATAACCATATTGAAAATGCTAGGTGAAATGATTAACTGTACATTATATGTACTCGACCCGACTAACGGACAATCATTATTTCGCGATATCAAACTACCAAATACAATGGCGGAATTACTTGAGCACATACATATAAACGCTATTTCTCATTCGTTTCCTCAACGTATAGAATGGGGAGAAACCACTGTTATGCAGCTGTCCGTCCCCGCTTCTCGGCCTGCACTTCTGCATGCTGTTATTAGGTCAACAGATATTCCCGACAACCTCGTGTTACGCCATATCGCAACCATTGTCGGATTAGTCGTTGAGAAGGATACAGCGCTGCATGAACGTCAGCGGCGATTAGGATCTGAAATCATGACAGGCCTCATAGACGGTCGGCTTAGCGCTGATGCTGCCCATCTTTTATTGGCTGAATATGAACTTGGAGAGGAACCACAATGTATTGTCGCCTGTTCAGCAGGAGCAGAGCCATTTGAGCATACGTGGCTTCATCTGCAATTGCATGCTCGGAGTATTCCTCATCTGTTAACTCGCCGGGGTTCTATCCTTCTGTTCCTCCTACCTGCCGCTACAGATACGATTTCTGGTTTGCAGGCTGAATTACCGACGCACGTACGCATAGGAGTTAGTAATGTTCTCGGACGTCCTTCTCGTATATCCGAAGCATATCAAGAGGCACTATGGGCATTACGCGCAGCAGAGACGCACGAAAAGTCCCTCGTCTACTATAATGAAGAATCACCAGTGTCTCCTTTTTTACCACGAAGCAGGAATGAATGTCGGGAACTTGTAGAACAGGTTATCGGTGACCTGCTAGCATATGATGCTAGAAATAACAGCCAATTAGCCATGACACTATATATTTACTTACATGAAAATCGCTCCTGGCAAAGCGCCTCTAAGAAACTACATATTCATAAGCAAACACTAGTCTATCGTATTAACCGAATTGAACAAATCACAGGACGTCGACTCGATGATACTGGCAACGTGGCCGAACTTTGGCTTGCCCTACAAGCAGCAATGATGCTTAATTTGCTACCAAGTCTGCCATAA
- a CDS encoding hydantoinase/oxoprolinase family protein, which yields MLRVGIDVGGTFTDLFAWEEGAEGATRIRTAKVLSTPHDPVIGFMNALAEAGITPAEIGTIIHGTTIGTNALIERKYPEPALVTTAGFRDTLEIGRQRRRHLYDPYQVKSRPLIRRSRRFTVNEKLGADGTTVKPLDHDEAQQVAEHIAALGIQNVAISFINSYVDGRHEQEMRDILLQLIPDARIALSSETRPKVRELGRFVTTAVRAALFPVVSDYFTRLEARLAEAGSTAPLFIVKSNGGMMRSTTAKERPEELIESGPAGGVAAGGFLSTLLGIQNMIVTDVGGTSYEACLMENGRGLVTDEYELEWEMPIITPMLDIRSIGAGGGSIAWIDQGGSLRVGPQSAGADPGPACYGRGGTRPTVTDANLVLGRLNPTLSGKFQLDYEAAVTAIRTVAEPLGLSVLDCAEGIIEIVCENMAGAIRMVSTDRGRDPRDQTLVSFGGAGGLHAYNVARAAGINRILIPPFAGVACAFGATTMEVRHDLEATFYMPVEGLNPIELTRAFDKLEKECRHLLETDGITAQQMTFERNALMRYIGQSYEVPTPVPIGDLDAAMVAEVAASFHGEHEREYGVSSESFPVSFVTLRVTGYGQIVKPEANDLAEVLGESGLSKEHAAKEQREVYFGGQHYMVEVYDPTHLSEGQLIYGPAVIEQPDSGIVLPHHALAQVDQYGNIIITTEEGIR from the coding sequence ATGCTACGAGTTGGAATTGATGTTGGAGGAACCTTTACTGATCTTTTTGCGTGGGAAGAAGGAGCAGAGGGGGCTACTCGCATACGTACAGCGAAGGTGCTATCAACCCCACATGATCCTGTGATTGGATTTATGAATGCGCTTGCAGAGGCGGGGATTACGCCTGCTGAGATCGGTACGATCATTCATGGCACAACGATTGGGACGAATGCCTTAATTGAGCGAAAATATCCTGAACCGGCACTCGTGACGACGGCAGGATTCCGCGATACCTTAGAAATTGGGCGCCAGCGCCGCCGCCACCTTTATGATCCCTACCAAGTCAAATCTCGTCCTCTCATTCGTCGAAGTCGCCGCTTCACAGTGAATGAAAAGCTAGGCGCTGATGGAACAACGGTAAAGCCGCTTGATCATGATGAAGCACAACAAGTAGCTGAGCATATCGCTGCCCTTGGTATCCAAAATGTGGCCATTTCTTTTATTAACTCCTATGTTGACGGTCGGCATGAACAGGAGATGCGTGATATCCTGTTGCAGTTGATTCCGGATGCGCGTATCGCCTTATCTTCCGAAACACGTCCTAAGGTCCGTGAACTAGGCCGTTTTGTTACAACCGCTGTACGAGCTGCTTTATTTCCTGTTGTGAGTGACTATTTTACCCGCTTGGAAGCACGCCTGGCTGAGGCAGGGTCAACCGCACCACTCTTTATTGTTAAGAGTAATGGAGGAATGATGCGAAGCACAACTGCCAAAGAACGCCCTGAAGAACTAATTGAATCTGGACCTGCAGGCGGTGTTGCCGCAGGCGGCTTTCTCAGCACGCTGCTGGGTATACAAAATATGATTGTTACAGACGTAGGTGGTACTAGTTATGAGGCCTGCCTGATGGAGAACGGCCGTGGCTTGGTAACAGACGAATACGAGCTTGAATGGGAAATGCCAATTATTACTCCAATGCTTGATATTCGGAGTATTGGTGCAGGGGGTGGTTCGATTGCATGGATTGATCAAGGAGGATCGTTACGTGTCGGCCCACAAAGTGCGGGAGCGGACCCAGGTCCTGCCTGCTATGGTCGTGGCGGAACTCGACCAACTGTAACAGATGCAAATCTTGTGCTTGGACGTCTAAATCCGACATTAAGCGGCAAATTCCAGCTGGATTATGAGGCTGCGGTAACGGCTATTCGTACGGTTGCAGAACCGCTTGGCTTATCTGTTCTCGATTGTGCGGAAGGTATCATTGAGATTGTATGTGAAAATATGGCAGGTGCCATCCGTATGGTGTCAACTGATCGTGGACGTGACCCGCGAGATCAAACACTGGTATCTTTTGGTGGAGCAGGTGGGTTGCATGCATACAATGTTGCACGTGCCGCCGGCATTAATCGAATTCTGATCCCTCCTTTTGCGGGTGTTGCTTGCGCGTTTGGCGCTACTACGATGGAGGTGCGACATGATCTTGAAGCAACCTTCTATATGCCGGTTGAGGGACTTAATCCAATTGAGTTAACGCGAGCATTTGACAAGCTAGAGAAAGAATGCCGCCATTTGTTGGAGACTGATGGGATAACAGCACAGCAGATGACATTTGAGCGCAATGCCCTGATGCGCTATATCGGTCAATCGTATGAAGTGCCTACACCGGTGCCCATTGGTGATCTTGATGCCGCTATGGTCGCTGAGGTTGCTGCTTCCTTCCACGGGGAGCATGAACGTGAATACGGCGTCTCATCGGAATCTTTCCCAGTTTCTTTTGTCACCTTGCGTGTGACAGGATATGGACAAATAGTTAAACCGGAGGCTAACGATCTGGCAGAGGTGCTTGGAGAGAGCGGCTTAAGCAAGGAACATGCGGCTAAAGAGCAGCGGGAGGTTTACTTTGGGGGACAGCATTACATGGTAGAAGTCTATGACCCAACTCATCTAAGTGAAGGTCAACTCATATATGGACCGGCAGTTATTGAACAGCCTGACAGTGGAATCGTTCTGCCGCATCATGCATTGGCACAGGTAGATCAGTACGGCAATATTATCATCACTACAGAGGAGGGTATACGATGA
- a CDS encoding hydantoinase B/oxoprolinase family protein translates to MTTINTGTVQRQLDPITFEVLRRSFEYTCERMSLVLQKASFSPIIYDMVDYSNAIFDPDINLIGQTANCPVHIAAMHFSARASLKRFPIEELGPDDVIILNDPYEGGTHTPDVTMTMPVFYEDALLGFAVSRAHWTDVGGGFDTHIAGEGLRLPPSMLYKGGEPNTELINIIKNSTRTPQYIEGDIQAQLGALRAARDEFIRLADKYGADVVRQGMREVLDYTQQMTKEAISQIPNGVYRASDYIDSDGFTDTPIQLHVTLTVTEDRIEVDFTGSDPVAVGPINSPYANTASAVYYSLKFFLNPEAPANAGMYRQIDLIIPENTWLNPQWPAPTLGCTTVASSKVTAALWMALAQAIPDRIVAPTCSDANWFVASSVDPATNELHVFTDLPAGGWGGTPTHDGMHVTMDPLGNCQNLPAEIAELLFPVRYNAYEMRTDSAGAGRYRGGVGVRLEVEFLGRGEMIWMECSRTREGSPGVNGGLQSARQRQMRKDRTGVLETIGGLAEDGTWHPQMLGGIHFQPGESFVFESTGGGGWGDALTRDPELVARDVRDDIVSREKAASLYGVVLTDDLLVDELATKVKRTQARSQS, encoded by the coding sequence ATGACAACCATTAATACAGGAACTGTTCAGCGTCAGCTTGATCCCATTACCTTTGAAGTTTTGCGTCGGTCGTTCGAGTATACATGCGAACGAATGAGCTTGGTGTTACAAAAGGCGTCATTCTCACCAATCATTTATGATATGGTTGATTATTCCAATGCTATTTTTGATCCGGATATCAATTTAATTGGTCAGACGGCTAACTGTCCTGTTCATATTGCGGCCATGCATTTCAGCGCACGTGCTTCACTTAAGCGATTTCCAATTGAAGAGCTCGGCCCTGATGATGTCATTATTCTTAATGATCCTTATGAAGGTGGTACCCATACTCCTGACGTTACAATGACGATGCCTGTATTCTATGAAGATGCGCTGCTTGGCTTTGCGGTAAGCCGGGCGCATTGGACCGATGTCGGCGGTGGTTTTGATACGCACATTGCCGGAGAAGGGCTGCGTCTGCCTCCATCGATGCTGTATAAGGGAGGCGAGCCTAATACTGAATTGATTAATATTATTAAGAATAGCACGCGTACCCCTCAGTACATAGAGGGCGATATTCAAGCGCAATTAGGTGCGCTGCGGGCAGCGCGTGATGAGTTTATTCGCCTTGCTGATAAATATGGGGCTGATGTTGTGCGACAGGGCATGCGTGAAGTTCTTGATTATACTCAGCAGATGACGAAAGAAGCAATTAGCCAAATTCCTAACGGTGTTTACAGGGCAAGTGATTATATTGATAGCGACGGATTTACTGATACGCCTATCCAACTGCACGTCACATTGACTGTTACTGAAGATCGGATTGAGGTCGACTTTACAGGGAGTGATCCTGTTGCCGTTGGTCCTATCAATTCGCCGTATGCGAATACAGCCTCGGCTGTCTACTACTCGCTCAAGTTCTTTCTCAACCCGGAAGCACCAGCCAATGCCGGTATGTATCGTCAGATTGATTTGATCATTCCAGAGAACACTTGGTTAAACCCGCAGTGGCCAGCTCCAACGCTCGGATGTACGACGGTCGCTTCTTCTAAGGTCACGGCAGCGCTCTGGATGGCGCTCGCTCAGGCGATCCCTGATCGCATTGTGGCTCCAACCTGTTCTGATGCTAACTGGTTTGTAGCAAGCTCGGTTGATCCTGCTACTAATGAACTGCATGTATTTACAGATTTGCCTGCAGGAGGATGGGGTGGTACGCCAACACATGATGGTATGCATGTAACGATGGATCCACTTGGGAACTGCCAGAATCTCCCTGCTGAAATTGCTGAGCTTCTATTTCCAGTGCGTTATAATGCCTATGAAATGCGGACCGATTCGGCCGGCGCAGGGCGCTACCGTGGTGGCGTGGGAGTGCGACTAGAAGTAGAATTTCTTGGGCGTGGGGAGATGATCTGGATGGAGTGCTCGCGAACACGTGAAGGATCTCCAGGCGTTAACGGAGGATTGCAATCGGCACGACAGCGCCAAATGCGCAAAGACAGAACAGGTGTGCTAGAAACAATTGGTGGATTAGCGGAAGATGGCACGTGGCATCCGCAAATGTTAGGTGGTATTCACTTTCAGCCAGGTGAGTCGTTCGTCTTCGAGAGTACCGGTGGCGGGGGATGGGGCGATGCCCTAACCCGTGACCCTGAGCTTGTTGCCCGAGACGTACGAGATGATATTGTTTCAAGGGAGAAGGCTGCCAGCCTATATGGTGTTGTGCTTACAGATGATTTGTTGGTTGACGAACTGGCAACCAAAGTGAAACGAACACAGGCCCGTAGTCAATCATAG